From the genome of Papaver somniferum cultivar HN1 chromosome 2, ASM357369v1, whole genome shotgun sequence, one region includes:
- the LOC113354507 gene encoding L-ascorbate oxidase homolog gives MSALRLVTILLSVVVLFAFVNAEDPYRFFEWNVTYGVISIDSPQQVILVNGQFPGPDIHAVTNDNLIINVFNNLDEPFLFSWNGVQQRRSSWQDGVYGTNCPIPPGQNWTYTLQVKDQIGSFFYYPSLSFHKAAGGFGGIRILSRPRIPVPFPNPAGDHTVLIGDWYDLNHKRLRTILENQRAPFPGALLINGKKPTPGSNAVTYTVQQGKTYRFRISNVGLHNSLNIRIQNHNMTLVEVEGTHTLQTNYTSLDIHVGQSYSVLVTADQLPQDYFMVVTTRFSTIRLEATALFSYSNSNGKIAGPVDPNGGPANSDISFSLKQALSIRTNLTASGPRPNPQGSYHYGLINITRTIRLSNSAALVDNKQRYAINSVSFVAADTPLKIADHFKIPGVFRLGSILDSPPATAMYLDTSVMAADFRAFVEIIFENNENTVQSYHIDGYSFFVVGMDAGVWSESKRERYNLIDAIARCTVQVYPQSWTAIYVPLDNVGMWNIRSEFWARQYLGQQFYLRVYSPVESVRDEKVIPPNALLCGRATAFAPPTVSPVAPPTIAPTAAPVVPPTAAPVISPIGAPPTAPPTAAPEVSPIVAPPVEPVVPPTAAPIVSPIGAPPVEAIDPPTAAPAVSPIVAPPVEPVVPPTAAPVVSTTVAPTDAPEVPPTAAQVVSPIVAPVGSPLP, from the exons ATGTCTGCGCTTAGATTAGTGACGATTTTGTTATCAGTTGTTGTTCTTTTTGCATTTGTAAATGCCGAAGATCCTTACAGATTCTTTGAATGGAATGTTACTTACGGTGTGATTAGTATTGATTCTCCTCAACAAGTTATATTGGTTAATGGCCAATTTCCTGGCCCTGATATTCATGCTGTCACAAATGATAATCTGATCATCAACGTTTTCAACAACTTAGACGAACCATTCCTTTTCTCATG GAATGGAGTACAACAGAGGAGGAGTTCATGGCAAGATGGAGTTTATGGAACAAATTGTCCAATTCCACCAGGCCAAAATTGGACATACACTCTACAAGTAAAagatcaaatcggtagtttcttcTACTATCCTTCACTTTCTTTCCACAAAGCTGCTGGTGGGTTTGGTGGGATTAGGATTCTCAGCAGACCAAGAATTCCAGTTCCTTTCCCTAATCCAGCTGGTGATCACACCGTTCTCATTGGTGATTGGTACGATCTTAACCACAAG AGATTGAGAACCATTCTTGAAAACCAAAGAGCCCCTTTCCCAGGTGCTCTCCTCATTAATGGTAAAAAACCCACTCCTGGGAGCAATGCTGTCACCTACACCGTCCAACAAG GCAAAACATACAGGTTCAGGATTTCCAATGTGGGTTTACATAATTCTCTCAATATCAGGATCCAAAATCACAACATGACATTAGTTGAAGTGGAAGGAACACACACACTCCAGACAAACTACACATCGCTAGACATTCATGTTGGCCAATCTTATTCAGTTCTAGTGACCGCCGACCAACTTCCACAAGACTATTTTATGGTTGTGACTACACGATTTTCAACCATCCGCCTTGAAGCCACAGCTCTTTTTAGTTATAGCAATTCCAATGGGAAAATAGCTGGACCAGTAGATCCCAATGGCGGTCCTGCTAACTCGGATATCAGTTTTTCCCTCAAACAAGCCCTCTCTATCAG GACTAACTTGACTGCAAGTGGACCAAGGCCAAACCCACAAGGTTCTTACCATTACGGACTGATCAACATAACCAGAACTATTAGACTTTCTAATTCAGCAGCTCTAGTAGATAATAAACAGAGGTATGCAATAAATAGTGTCTCCTTCGTCGCAGCTGATACTCCTCTCAAAATTGCGGACCACTTCAAGATTCCAGGTGTTTTCCGTCTTGGTAGCATCCTAGACAGCCCTCCTGCTACAGCAATGTACCTTGACACATCTGTAATGGCTGCCGATTTTAGAGCCTTTGTTGAAATCATATtcgaaaacaacgaaaacactgTGCAAAGTTATCACATTGATGGATATTCGTTCTTCGTAGTCGG TATGGATGCAGGAGTTTGGTCAGAATCAAAGAGAGAACGCTATAATCTGATAGATGCAATTGCGCGTTGCACTGTTCAGGTATATCCCCAATCATGGACGGCAATCTATGTGCCACTTGATAATGTGGGCATGTGGAATATAAGGTCTGAGTTCTGGGCACGTCAATACCTTGGACAACAATTTTATCTTCGTGTTTACTCACCCGTCGAATCAGTTAGGGATGAAAAAGTTATCCCACCAAATGCTCTTCTTTGTGGTAGGGCAACAGCGTTTGCCCCTCCAACAGTTTCACCTGTAGCCCCGCCTACAATTGCACCAACAGCAGCGCCGGTAGTTCCACCAACAGCTGCACCCGTAATTTCACCCATAGGCGCGCCACCCACTGCTCCACCAACAGCTGCACCGGAAGTTTCACCCATAGTTGCGCCACCAGTTGAACCGGTAGTGCCACCAACAGCAGCACCCATAGTTTCACCCATAGGTGCGCCACCAGTTGAAGCAATAGATCCACCAACAGCTGCACCGGCAGTTTCACCCATAGTTGCGCCACCAGTTGAACCGGTAGTACCACCAACAGCTGCACCTGTAGTCTCAACCACAGTTGCACCAACAGACGCACCGGAAGTTCCACCAACAGCTGCACAGGTGGTTTCACCAATAGTTGCACCGGTAGGTTCACCGCTTCCTTAA